A window from Pararge aegeria chromosome 6, ilParAegt1.1, whole genome shotgun sequence encodes these proteins:
- the LOC120624274 gene encoding uncharacterized protein LOC120624274 yields the protein MLAHIFCVTISIRIALVFQSSACLHKNEEFSLCGWKCPPTCVNLRLLAKSEQLCPLRWECSVGCRCSAGYIKDEYSKNCVYVHNCPACIYYGRNNDRGLHLHLGITMVVIWVCICAAILTLASSAPIAEDGEQESGYTNVDNSHMDYMRGKRLNNNVFAITPCAAAAAAAANLPVPRSQEAYANLVPAEASYYAPSAYDYATSGYAGNMYRMEDPYRDTREMLRFSDTNFMEQIPAARFAYRNAPATYMPIHSGMASLNDQYKPAATGPAYGIFPNANTGTCSVPLLFSCSPSVVTGQMVKPETHVYGSTPLSPGIVSPLSHPDGYRGVDDHMQRNHGNQEQSTYDTSVNKIAGHSNDKLT from the exons ATGTTAGCTCACATTTTCTGCGTAACAATATCGATAAGGATTGCATTAGTTTTCCAATCTTCGGCGTGCCTGCATAAAAACGAAGAATTCTCTCTTTGCGGCTGGAAATGCCCTCCCACTTGTGTTAATTTGAGGCTGTTGGCAAAAAGTGAACAGCTGTGCCCTCTCCGGTGGGAGTGCAGTGTCGGATGTCGGTGCTCCGCCGGATACATCAAGGATGAATACAGTAAAAATTGTGTTTACGTCCACAACTGTCCTG CATGTATATATTATGGCCGAAATAACGATCGCGGCCTTCATTTGCATCTTGGGATCACAATGGTTGTGATTTGGGTGTGTATTTGTGCAGCTATACTGACTTTAGCCTCTTCGGCTCCTATTGCTGAAGATGGAGAACAAGAATCTGGGTATACGAACGTCGATAACAGCCATATGGATTATATGCGTGGAAAGAGGTTGAACAACAATGTCTTCGCCATCACACCTTGTGCTGCTGCCGCCGCCGCTGCCGCCAACTTACCAGTTCCAAGATCCCAAGAAGCATACGCAAACCTTGTACCTGCAGAAGCGTCATATTACGCCCCCAGTGCATACGATTACGCTACTTCCGGATACGCAGGAAATATGTACAGGATGGAAGACCCTTACAGAGACACCAGAGAAATGTTAAGGTTCTCGGACACAAATTTCATGGAGCAAATTCCGGCTGCAAGATTCGCTTACAGGAACGCACCAGCCACCTACATGCCTATTCATAGTGGTATGGCGAGCTTGAACGACCAGTATAAACCAGCGGCAACGGGTCCTGCGTATGGAATATTCCCGAATGCTAATACCGGGACGTGTAGCGTTCCTCTCCTTTTTAGCTGTTCACCGTCGGTGGTAACAGGGCAGATGGTGAAGCCCGAGACGCATGTTTATGGCAGCACTCCTTTATCTCCTGGGATAGTGTCACCGCTCTCACATCCAGACGGTTATCGTGGCGTGGACGACCATATGCAAAGAAATCACGGTAATCAGGAACAATCTACGTACGATACCTCAGTAAACAAAATTGCTGGTCATTCAAATGACAAATTGACGTGA